A stretch of the Vigna radiata var. radiata cultivar VC1973A chromosome 7, Vradiata_ver6, whole genome shotgun sequence genome encodes the following:
- the LOC106768925 gene encoding protein BONZAI 1 isoform X2 has product MGNCCSDVAGGKTAVGGTASDHLNSANGPNEAVDNFLRSRGYNGLFSQIELSFSASGLRDRDIVSKSDPMLVLYERGKNGALKELGRTEVVLNSLNPKWITKHTLTYHFETVQELVFRVYDVDTQFHNASVKMLKLEEQEHLGEATCALSQIITKFDRSMTLDLHSEDFTRSTQSQNCGKLLVHAEECVSSKTTVEMTLRCCDLEYRDLFSRSDPFLLISKVVEGGSHIPICKTEVIKNDLNPIWKPVFLNIQQIGSKENPLIMECYNFNSNGKHDLMGKVQLSLMELEKLYSSGQGGNLYLSAAAGHNSPNKMLKGRLYVEKYAESVQYSFLDYLAGGFELNFMVAVDFTASNGNPRLPDSLHYIDPSGRPNAYQRAISEVGEVLQYYDSDKRFPTWGFGARPIDGPVSHCFNLNGSSHYCEVEGIQGIMKAYTSALLNVSLAGPTLFGPVISNAAMIASQSVANGGRKYFVLLIITDGVVTDLQETKDALVKASDLPLSILIVGVGGADFKEMEILDADKGEKLENSSGRVASRDIVQFVPFRDVQSGEISVVQALLAELPTQFLTYVRSRSIQPSV; this is encoded by the exons ATGGGCAACTGCTGCTCCGACGTCGCCGGCGGCAAAACGGCCGTCGGCGGCACCGCCTCCGACCACCTCAACTCGGCCAACGGTCCCAACGAGGCCGTTGATAACTTCCTCAGGTCTCGCGGTTATAACGGTCTCTTCTCTCAGATCGAG TTGTCGTTTTCTGCTTCTGGCTTGCGTGATCGGGATATAGTCTCTAAG AGTGATCCAATGCTGGTTCTTtatgaaagaggaaaaaatgGAGCACTGAAGGAACTTGGCCGGACAGAAGTAGTTCTGAATTCATTAAATCCTAAATGGATTACTAAACACACGCTCACTTATCATTTTGAGACTGTTCAGGAATTAGT GTTTCGTGTGTATGATGTTGATACTCAATTTCACAATGCAAGTGTAAAG ATGCTTAAGTTAGAAGAGCAGGAACATCTAGGTGAGGCAACCTGTGCATTATCTCAG ATAATTACAAAGTTTGATCGGTCAATGACATTAGATTTACACTCAGAAGATTTTACCAGATCTACCCAGTCTCAAAACTGTGGAAAGCTCTTGGTGCATGCTGAGGAATGTGTTAGCTCAAAGACAACAGTAGAGATGACACTCAGGTGTTGTGATTTGGAATATAGGGATCTCTTCTCAAGAAGT GATCCCTTTCTATTGATTTCAAAAGTTGTGGAAGGTGGTAGTCATATTCCAATTTGCAAAACCGAAGTTATAAAGAATGATCTCAACCCAATATGGAAGCCAGTCTTCTTGAATATTCAACAAATAGGAAGCAAG GAAAATCCTTTGATAATGGAGTGCTATAATTTTAACAGCAATGGCAAACATGATTTGATGGG GAAAGTGCAATTATCTTTGATGGAGCTGGAGAAGCTTTATTCCAGTGGCCAAGGAGGAAATTTATACTTGTCTGCTGCTGCTGGTCATAATTCTCCTAACAag ATGTTAAAGGGCCGATTATACGTGGAAAAATATGCTGAAAGTGTTCAATATTCTTTCTTGGATTACTTGGCCGGGGGGTTTGAATTGAACTTCATGGTGGCTGTTGATTTTACAG CTTCAAATGGAAATCCACGCCTTCCAGATTCTTTGCATTATATCGATCCTTCAGGACGCCCAAATGCATACCAGAGG GCAATTTCAGAGGTCGGGGAGGTCTTACAGTACTATGATTCAGACAAGCGATTTCCGACATGGGGATTTGGAGCACGACCAATTGACGGTCCTGTCTCCCATTGTTTCAACTTGAATGGAAGCAGCCATTACTGTGAG GTGGAAGGCATCCAAGGAATCATGAAGGCATACACAAGTGCCCTGCTTAACGTTTCTCTTGCAGGACCAACTCTTTTTGGACCTGTCATAAGCAATGCTGCAATGATTGCCAGCCAATCTGTAGCAAATGGCGGAAGAAAGTACTTTGTCTTGTTAATCATCACC GATGGAGTAGTGACAGATCTTCAAGAAACAAAAGATGCTCTCGTTAAAGCATCGGATCTACCATTATCAATCCTTATTGTTGGTGTTGGAGGAGCCGATTTCAAAGAAATGGAG ATTTTAGATGCGGACAAAGGAGAGAAGCTTGAAAATTCATCTGGTCGCGTTGCTTCACGTGATATAGTCCAGTTTGTTCCATTTCGTGACGTTCAAA GTGGAGAAATTTCAGTAGTTCAAGCACTTCTAGCTGAATTACCTACTCAATTTTTAACTTACGTGCGGAGCAGAAGTATCCAACCGAGTGTCTAG
- the LOC106768925 gene encoding protein BONZAI 1 isoform X1 gives MGNCCSDVAGGKTAVGGTASDHLNSANGPNEAVDNFLRSRGYNGLFSQIELSFSASGLRDRDIVSKSDPMLVLYERGKNGALKELGRTEVVLNSLNPKWITKHTLTYHFETVQELVFRVYDVDTQFHNASVKMLKLEEQEHLGEATCALSQIITKFDRSMTLDLHSEDFTRSTQSQNCGKLLVHAEECVSSKTTVEMTLRCCDLEYRDLFSRSVCDPFLLISKVVEGGSHIPICKTEVIKNDLNPIWKPVFLNIQQIGSKENPLIMECYNFNSNGKHDLMGKVQLSLMELEKLYSSGQGGNLYLSAAAGHNSPNKMLKGRLYVEKYAESVQYSFLDYLAGGFELNFMVAVDFTASNGNPRLPDSLHYIDPSGRPNAYQRAISEVGEVLQYYDSDKRFPTWGFGARPIDGPVSHCFNLNGSSHYCEVEGIQGIMKAYTSALLNVSLAGPTLFGPVISNAAMIASQSVANGGRKYFVLLIITDGVVTDLQETKDALVKASDLPLSILIVGVGGADFKEMEILDADKGEKLENSSGRVASRDIVQFVPFRDVQSGEISVVQALLAELPTQFLTYVRSRSIQPSV, from the exons ATGGGCAACTGCTGCTCCGACGTCGCCGGCGGCAAAACGGCCGTCGGCGGCACCGCCTCCGACCACCTCAACTCGGCCAACGGTCCCAACGAGGCCGTTGATAACTTCCTCAGGTCTCGCGGTTATAACGGTCTCTTCTCTCAGATCGAG TTGTCGTTTTCTGCTTCTGGCTTGCGTGATCGGGATATAGTCTCTAAG AGTGATCCAATGCTGGTTCTTtatgaaagaggaaaaaatgGAGCACTGAAGGAACTTGGCCGGACAGAAGTAGTTCTGAATTCATTAAATCCTAAATGGATTACTAAACACACGCTCACTTATCATTTTGAGACTGTTCAGGAATTAGT GTTTCGTGTGTATGATGTTGATACTCAATTTCACAATGCAAGTGTAAAG ATGCTTAAGTTAGAAGAGCAGGAACATCTAGGTGAGGCAACCTGTGCATTATCTCAG ATAATTACAAAGTTTGATCGGTCAATGACATTAGATTTACACTCAGAAGATTTTACCAGATCTACCCAGTCTCAAAACTGTGGAAAGCTCTTGGTGCATGCTGAGGAATGTGTTAGCTCAAAGACAACAGTAGAGATGACACTCAGGTGTTGTGATTTGGAATATAGGGATCTCTTCTCAAGAAGTGTAtgt GATCCCTTTCTATTGATTTCAAAAGTTGTGGAAGGTGGTAGTCATATTCCAATTTGCAAAACCGAAGTTATAAAGAATGATCTCAACCCAATATGGAAGCCAGTCTTCTTGAATATTCAACAAATAGGAAGCAAG GAAAATCCTTTGATAATGGAGTGCTATAATTTTAACAGCAATGGCAAACATGATTTGATGGG GAAAGTGCAATTATCTTTGATGGAGCTGGAGAAGCTTTATTCCAGTGGCCAAGGAGGAAATTTATACTTGTCTGCTGCTGCTGGTCATAATTCTCCTAACAag ATGTTAAAGGGCCGATTATACGTGGAAAAATATGCTGAAAGTGTTCAATATTCTTTCTTGGATTACTTGGCCGGGGGGTTTGAATTGAACTTCATGGTGGCTGTTGATTTTACAG CTTCAAATGGAAATCCACGCCTTCCAGATTCTTTGCATTATATCGATCCTTCAGGACGCCCAAATGCATACCAGAGG GCAATTTCAGAGGTCGGGGAGGTCTTACAGTACTATGATTCAGACAAGCGATTTCCGACATGGGGATTTGGAGCACGACCAATTGACGGTCCTGTCTCCCATTGTTTCAACTTGAATGGAAGCAGCCATTACTGTGAG GTGGAAGGCATCCAAGGAATCATGAAGGCATACACAAGTGCCCTGCTTAACGTTTCTCTTGCAGGACCAACTCTTTTTGGACCTGTCATAAGCAATGCTGCAATGATTGCCAGCCAATCTGTAGCAAATGGCGGAAGAAAGTACTTTGTCTTGTTAATCATCACC GATGGAGTAGTGACAGATCTTCAAGAAACAAAAGATGCTCTCGTTAAAGCATCGGATCTACCATTATCAATCCTTATTGTTGGTGTTGGAGGAGCCGATTTCAAAGAAATGGAG ATTTTAGATGCGGACAAAGGAGAGAAGCTTGAAAATTCATCTGGTCGCGTTGCTTCACGTGATATAGTCCAGTTTGTTCCATTTCGTGACGTTCAAA GTGGAGAAATTTCAGTAGTTCAAGCACTTCTAGCTGAATTACCTACTCAATTTTTAACTTACGTGCGGAGCAGAAGTATCCAACCGAGTGTCTAG